From Acinetobacter suaedae, one genomic window encodes:
- a CDS encoding MFS transporter, whose translation MMKQDEQLMTSRRFVPMFFTQFFGALNDNVYKQALLLVITYGWIQQQSAAVSTLNNLAALLFILPYFFFSATAGQVADKYERSQLVRLLKLLEIAIMLIGTAGFLLGNLWLLLFALFLMGTHSTCFGPIKYAILPEILKPHELMSGNALFQSGTSIAILFGMILGGAVIASSAGNLLWISVTVLIIACLGYLASRFILPQKVAAPDLKIDWNFFRTSFQTIKYAKSIPIVFTVLLGNSWYWFYGATYLTQIPQLTQQNLHASENVVSLLLTFFSVGIGIGSLLCRRIGGSEINIKMVPYGAIGLTVFAFYLAASLTFVPERTGELLSLGDVFSEGAVYYHVMLAVTLLGISGGFYIVPLYAMMQAYSPRSHRARVVAANNILNAVFMVSSAIFSILILSILKIDIKILFSITAVLSAIFSFWLLTRLKPLLNNTPTTLED comes from the coding sequence ATGATGAAACAAGATGAACAGTTAATGACATCACGTCGATTTGTACCGATGTTCTTCACTCAATTTTTTGGTGCCTTAAATGATAATGTCTACAAACAAGCACTCCTTTTAGTCATTACATATGGCTGGATTCAACAACAAAGTGCCGCTGTCAGTACACTCAATAATTTAGCTGCGTTACTGTTCATTTTGCCCTATTTCTTCTTCTCTGCTACAGCAGGTCAAGTTGCTGATAAATATGAAAGATCACAACTCGTTCGCTTGTTAAAATTACTTGAAATCGCAATTATGCTCATCGGGACAGCAGGGTTTCTGTTGGGTAATTTATGGTTATTATTATTTGCTTTATTTTTAATGGGCACACATTCCACTTGTTTTGGGCCAATTAAATATGCAATTTTACCAGAGATTCTAAAACCACATGAACTCATGTCTGGAAATGCACTTTTTCAGTCGGGTACATCGATTGCAATTTTGTTCGGGATGATCCTTGGTGGCGCCGTGATTGCGTCTTCAGCCGGAAATTTATTATGGATTAGTGTTACAGTTCTTATTATTGCTTGCTTAGGCTATTTAGCGAGCCGCTTTATTCTCCCGCAAAAAGTTGCTGCCCCTGATTTAAAGATAGATTGGAACTTTTTCCGTACCAGTTTTCAAACCATTAAATATGCCAAGAGTATTCCTATTGTTTTCACCGTTTTATTAGGAAATTCTTGGTATTGGTTCTATGGTGCAACTTATCTCACTCAAATCCCACAGCTTACGCAACAAAATCTACATGCCTCTGAAAATGTAGTGAGCTTATTACTCACCTTTTTCTCTGTTGGAATCGGGATTGGGTCTTTATTGTGCCGACGCATCGGTGGCTCTGAAATTAATATTAAAATGGTACCTTATGGTGCTATCGGTTTAACCGTATTTGCTTTCTACTTAGCAGCAAGTTTAACTTTTGTACCAGAGCGCACTGGTGAGCTACTCAGTTTAGGTGACGTATTTTCTGAAGGTGCTGTCTATTATCACGTTATGTTGGCCGTAACGCTATTGGGTATTAGCGGTGGATTCTACATCGTTCCCTTATATGCCATGATGCAAGCTTATTCACCTCGCTCCCATCGTGCACGTGTTGTTGCTGCCAATAATATATTAAATGCTGTATTTATGGTCTCTTCAGCAATTTTCTCAATTTTAATCTTAAGCATTTTGAAAATTGATATTAAAATCTTATTTAGCATTACTGCTGTTCTCAGTGCCATTTTTTCGTTCTGGCTATTAACCCGCCTGAAACCATTACTGAACAATACGCCTACTACTTTAGAGGATTAA
- a CDS encoding bifunctional aconitate hydratase 2/2-methylisocitrate dehydratase, with product MLEAYRQHVEERAALGVPPKPLDDAQTAELVALLKNPPAGEEAYLVDLLENRVPAGVDQAAYVKAAFLAAIAKGEATSPLVSKERAVYLLGTMLGGYNVAPLVELLDNAELAELAAEALKKTLLVFDAFHDVADKAKAGNVNAKAVLQSWADAEWFTSRPDVPEEIKITVFKVTGETNTDDLSPAQDAWSRPDIPLHANAMLKNERDGINPEKPGEVGPLSQIKELIAKGNQVAYVGDVVGTGSSRKSATNSVLWFFGDELPHIPNKKDGGVCLGSKIAPIFFNTMEDAGALPVEIDVANMNMGDEVVLKIDHTAAKVTAFKDGAQIAESELKTPVLLDEVRAGGRINLIIGRGLTAKAREELGLEPSTLFRTPVQPADTGKGFTQAQKMVGRACGLPEGQGIRPGTYCEPKMTTVGSQDTTGPMTRDELKDLACLGFSSDLVMQSFCHTAAYPKPVDVTTHHTLPDFIMNRGGVSLRPGDGIIHSWLNRMLLPDTVGTGGDSHTRFPIGISFPAGSGLVAFAAATGVMPLDMPESVLVKFKGKMQPGITLRDLVHAIPYYAIKAGDLTVEKKGKKNIFSGRILEIDLTEMENDLTVEQAFELSDASAERSAAGCSITLSEEKVAEYLRSNITMLKWMIAEGYGDARTLARRAENMQKWLDNPSLLKADADAEYTKVYEIDLADIKEPILCCPNDPDDAKLLSDVQGDKIDEVFIGSCMTNIGHFRAAGQLLDKVPSGSLSTRLWLAPPTRMDEHQLMEEGMYNIYGRAGARTEMPGCSLCMGNQARVAPNTTCVSTSTRNFPNRLGQGANVYLASAELASVAAVLGKLPSPEEYQQYASQIDSASADIYKYLNFDQMGEYTKEADQVDTKKIQAAQLT from the coding sequence GTGCTAGAAGCTTACCGCCAACACGTTGAAGAACGTGCCGCACTCGGAGTCCCACCGAAGCCACTTGATGATGCTCAAACTGCTGAACTTGTCGCATTATTAAAAAATCCACCAGCAGGTGAAGAAGCATATTTAGTTGACTTGCTTGAAAACCGTGTTCCAGCTGGTGTTGACCAAGCTGCTTATGTAAAAGCTGCTTTCTTAGCTGCGATTGCAAAAGGCGAAGCGACCTCTCCACTTGTATCAAAAGAACGTGCTGTTTACTTACTTGGCACGATGCTTGGTGGTTACAATGTAGCACCACTTGTTGAACTTCTAGACAATGCTGAACTTGCAGAATTAGCTGCTGAAGCGTTGAAGAAAACACTTCTTGTATTTGATGCCTTCCATGATGTTGCTGATAAAGCAAAAGCTGGCAATGTAAATGCAAAAGCAGTATTACAATCATGGGCTGATGCTGAATGGTTTACAAGCCGTCCAGACGTGCCAGAAGAAATCAAAATCACTGTGTTCAAAGTAACAGGTGAGACGAATACGGATGATTTATCTCCAGCGCAGGATGCGTGGAGCCGTCCAGATATTCCATTACACGCAAATGCAATGCTTAAAAATGAGCGTGATGGTATCAATCCTGAGAAACCAGGTGAAGTTGGTCCATTAAGCCAAATCAAAGAATTGATCGCGAAAGGCAACCAAGTTGCTTACGTGGGTGACGTTGTTGGTACAGGTTCTTCTCGTAAATCTGCAACTAACTCTGTACTTTGGTTCTTCGGTGATGAACTTCCACACATTCCAAACAAAAAAGATGGTGGTGTGTGCTTAGGTTCTAAGATCGCTCCAATTTTCTTCAATACAATGGAAGATGCAGGTGCATTACCTGTAGAAATCGACGTTGCCAACATGAACATGGGCGACGAAGTTGTATTGAAAATTGATCACACTGCAGCAAAAGTTACAGCGTTCAAAGACGGCGCTCAAATCGCTGAATCTGAACTTAAAACACCTGTACTTCTAGACGAAGTACGTGCTGGTGGTCGTATTAACCTGATCATTGGTCGTGGTTTAACAGCGAAAGCGCGTGAAGAATTAGGTCTTGAGCCTTCTACTTTATTCCGTACTCCAGTACAACCTGCTGACACTGGTAAAGGCTTCACTCAAGCTCAGAAGATGGTAGGTCGCGCATGTGGTCTTCCTGAAGGTCAAGGTATCCGTCCAGGAACTTACTGTGAACCTAAGATGACGACTGTTGGTTCTCAAGATACAACTGGTCCTATGACTCGTGACGAGTTAAAAGACTTAGCGTGCTTGGGCTTCTCATCTGATCTAGTGATGCAGTCTTTCTGTCACACAGCTGCGTATCCAAAACCAGTTGACGTAACAACTCACCATACATTACCTGACTTCATCATGAACCGTGGTGGTGTATCTTTACGTCCAGGTGACGGTATTATCCACTCTTGGTTAAACCGTATGTTACTTCCAGATACAGTAGGTACTGGTGGTGACTCACATACTCGTTTCCCAATCGGTATTTCATTCCCAGCGGGTTCAGGTCTTGTTGCTTTCGCAGCAGCAACAGGTGTTATGCCACTTGATATGCCTGAGTCTGTACTTGTTAAGTTTAAAGGTAAAATGCAGCCTGGTATCACTTTACGTGACCTTGTACATGCGATTCCTTACTATGCGATCAAAGCTGGTGACTTAACTGTAGAGAAGAAAGGTAAGAAAAATATCTTCTCTGGTCGTATCCTTGAGATCGACTTAACAGAAATGGAAAATGACTTGACTGTTGAGCAAGCATTCGAACTTTCTGACGCATCTGCTGAACGTTCTGCTGCTGGTTGTTCAATCACGCTTTCTGAAGAGAAAGTTGCTGAATACTTACGTTCTAACATCACTATGTTGAAGTGGATGATCGCTGAAGGTTATGGCGATGCGCGTACACTTGCTCGTCGTGCTGAAAACATGCAGAAGTGGTTAGACAACCCAAGCTTGTTAAAAGCTGATGCTGATGCTGAATATACAAAAGTATATGAAATCGATCTTGCTGACATCAAAGAACCAATTCTTTGCTGCCCGAACGATCCAGATGATGCAAAACTTCTTTCTGACGTTCAAGGCGACAAAATTGATGAAGTATTCATCGGTTCTTGTATGACGAACATCGGTCACTTCCGTGCAGCGGGTCAATTGTTAGATAAAGTACCAAGCGGTTCATTGTCTACTCGTTTATGGTTGGCTCCACCAACGCGTATGGACGAGCATCAATTGATGGAAGAAGGCATGTACAACATCTATGGTCGTGCTGGTGCGCGTACAGAGATGCCGGGCTGTTCATTGTGTATGGGTAACCAAGCACGTGTAGCGCCGAACACAACTTGTGTATCGACTTCTACTCGTAACTTCCCGAACCGTTTAGGTCAAGGTGCAAACGTTTACTTAGCTTCTGCTGAGCTTGCATCTGTTGCTGCGGTACTTGGTAAATTACCAAGCCCAGAAGAATATCAACAGTACGCGTCGCAAATCGACAGCGCTTCTGCTGACATCTACAAATACTTGAACTTTGATCAAATGGGTGAATACACCAAAGAAGCTGATCAAGTAGATACGAAGAAAATCCAAGCTGCTCAATTGACTTAA
- a CDS encoding translocation/assembly module TamB domain-containing protein, which yields MTEEVEQQQTPSTGPKRERRILRSILLMVLIILLLLVSSLLVMMSTDKGSRFLLDRVLQTQKIIHYEYEGGNLLRGIILKNVLVRLEAVDVSLDRANVSLGWRAILNKEIHLSHADVENLKIINKKPPSGEPFGFDPIKLPFVLRIDKASLDHLEIQTATAKINFDDIYLKDALWSETKLKFKDSRMDMGYLAVKDATGQIDFSGKYPLNAKADLIIPALNSIDIETIKVVATGSLDTLRAGVATLTPDLLTGWAVLHPVRDQVPMKGELFFKNYHLPILKEQKLFAKDGVARFKGNVEKLVLSLDTDLKGEQIPEGKYNALMETDLTDQLNIQDFNGQLMGGSVSLKGLVSWKDHVSWDLKGRLDRLNAKDETLPQIAQDFLPPSLDANISSTGMLKNGMVVNAQLAFDKYETWQVKINQAEQKTNKAEPMLLDIAWQGIDRAVPYVGWLSSAEGHTNITLKDNQQDIYVATTVRPHEQGLLPAGKYDARIDLKDSLLNVENFSYVAEKGRLDGQAKVKLPTDKQQLAWQAQLKAQDFNPQTVALAAPVNVLNGEILASGFAKPNQQIIQFERIDLQGQLAQSNQKETIALQGKATTTLMFDDVKAGGGFKSFAVDYDGSLNALNQGNGLLKVNITGTPTNLKINELKHDGVAGKLFATGTVDLQDKLGWNIETSLVRFKPQYFVSSLKGEISGHVKTQGVWSEQVKRVDIRQLNVAGFLNNRPIRGRGNLSLLLDSNQTGFLPQQFEANDLFFAYGQNQLQATGNAQSLRFKVNAPALYELYPGLRGRAYGSLNVQSQPRLSATANLVVDGFAFNDLASVKSLRIQGELPTSETTPTQLTATIDQLRSGKRELQNATLNLTGTRKAHLLKLETKNAHTNFYVQLAGGFNQNNDWLGQIQKGKFSSRRVSLAQSQNTPVIYTTARTELYVGQHCWQSAESQLCLDQPARISPEKGNFSFITKDLDLKDFAAFMPEGLAVTGQLNGYAKASWTKGTRPKLDSRLVTRKGEIGLAAEDPQDPATTVTYDELSLIAKSINDGLLFRVDMKTPDIGTGYANVVIDPFQTGMPMRGEVAFDDVQLKVFKPFIKDVRSMAGTLALAGKINGTLTQPQFTGEMRLKNGAISMISLPVNLTNMQLYSSIRQDTASIDGAFNSGQGVGRIKGRFDWKDNPHLSLTLKGDNLLVRQAPMITAIVQPDLSLDVYPFDQRLSLKGTVDVPRARISMPETTATVVSVSPDVRVVHQGQDLLATLRAAKPWDIRADMTVTLGNQVIFQGFESNIPLVGRLHLSQRGLETAMRANGAIGVSQKVKIEAYGQSLDLNRAIARFNGPLANPTLDIDANKSVQGSMVGVRVTGTATVPNVQIYNDAGLSEQEALNALLTGRINEGGSGLSNTEGFKSDVNNTIAAAGISMGLGGTRALTNQIGRTFGLSGLALDAQGTGDDTQVSLTGYITPDLFIRYGVGVFTPVNKLTLRYQMNRRLYLEASQSLERAIDVFYNWRF from the coding sequence ATGACGGAAGAAGTAGAGCAGCAACAGACACCTTCAACAGGTCCAAAACGGGAACGGCGTATTCTTCGGAGTATTTTGCTGATGGTGTTGATCATCCTTCTGTTATTGGTCAGCTCTTTACTTGTGATGATGTCAACGGATAAAGGAAGTCGTTTCCTCTTAGATCGTGTTTTGCAAACCCAAAAAATCATTCATTATGAGTATGAAGGTGGTAATTTATTAAGGGGTATTATTCTCAAGAATGTGCTAGTGCGGTTAGAGGCCGTTGATGTTTCACTAGATCGTGCCAATGTTTCTTTAGGTTGGAGAGCCATTTTAAATAAGGAAATACATTTAAGTCATGCTGATGTTGAGAATCTCAAAATTATTAACAAGAAACCACCATCAGGTGAGCCCTTTGGATTTGATCCAATTAAATTGCCATTTGTTTTGCGTATAGATAAAGCATCATTAGATCATTTGGAAATTCAAACTGCGACTGCAAAAATCAATTTTGATGATATATATCTAAAAGATGCACTTTGGTCAGAGACTAAACTTAAATTTAAAGATTCCCGTATGGATATGGGGTATTTGGCAGTTAAAGATGCAACTGGTCAAATTGATTTTAGTGGCAAGTATCCATTAAATGCTAAAGCGGATCTGATAATTCCTGCACTAAATAGTATTGATATTGAAACAATAAAAGTTGTTGCAACTGGAAGTCTTGATACATTGAGAGCGGGCGTCGCAACACTTACTCCAGATTTGCTCACAGGATGGGCTGTACTTCATCCTGTACGAGATCAAGTGCCGATGAAAGGTGAATTGTTCTTTAAAAATTATCATTTACCAATTTTAAAAGAGCAAAAGCTTTTTGCAAAAGATGGTGTTGCCAGATTTAAAGGAAATGTAGAAAAACTCGTGTTGAGTTTAGATACAGATTTGAAAGGAGAACAGATTCCTGAGGGTAAATATAATGCATTGATGGAAACTGATCTCACTGATCAATTGAATATTCAGGATTTTAATGGTCAATTGATGGGTGGCTCTGTGAGTTTAAAGGGTCTTGTGAGTTGGAAAGATCATGTCTCATGGGACTTAAAAGGACGTTTAGATCGCTTAAATGCCAAAGATGAAACTTTGCCACAGATTGCACAAGACTTTCTACCGCCAAGCTTGGATGCCAATATTAGTTCAACGGGTATGTTGAAAAATGGAATGGTTGTGAATGCTCAACTTGCTTTCGATAAGTACGAAACATGGCAAGTAAAAATCAACCAAGCCGAGCAAAAGACGAATAAAGCTGAACCAATGCTATTAGATATTGCTTGGCAAGGTATAGATCGTGCAGTTCCTTATGTTGGGTGGTTAAGCAGTGCTGAAGGCCATACGAATATTACCTTAAAAGACAACCAACAAGATATCTACGTTGCAACTACGGTACGTCCACATGAACAAGGACTTTTACCTGCTGGAAAATATGATGCACGTATTGATTTAAAAGATAGTCTGTTGAATGTGGAAAATTTTAGCTACGTTGCAGAGAAAGGTCGTCTAGATGGTCAGGCAAAGGTTAAACTTCCAACGGATAAGCAACAATTGGCTTGGCAGGCTCAGCTTAAAGCCCAAGATTTTAATCCTCAAACAGTTGCTTTAGCAGCTCCTGTTAATGTACTAAATGGGGAGATTCTTGCTTCGGGTTTTGCTAAACCAAATCAGCAAATTATTCAATTTGAACGAATTGATTTACAAGGCCAGTTGGCTCAATCGAATCAAAAAGAAACGATTGCATTACAAGGTAAGGCTACAACCACGCTGATGTTTGATGACGTAAAAGCGGGTGGAGGATTTAAAAGTTTTGCTGTTGATTACGATGGTTCTTTAAATGCTTTAAATCAAGGGAATGGCTTATTAAAAGTCAATATTACAGGTACACCAACCAACTTAAAAATCAATGAGTTGAAACATGATGGTGTTGCCGGGAAATTGTTCGCAACGGGTACTGTTGATCTCCAAGATAAACTAGGCTGGAACATAGAGACATCTTTAGTTCGCTTCAAGCCTCAATATTTTGTTTCAAGTCTTAAAGGTGAAATATCTGGCCATGTTAAAACTCAAGGCGTCTGGTCTGAGCAAGTTAAACGTGTTGATATTCGTCAGCTCAATGTGGCGGGATTCTTAAACAATAGACCAATACGTGGTCGTGGTAATTTATCTTTGTTGTTAGATTCGAATCAAACTGGTTTTCTACCACAGCAATTTGAAGCAAATGATTTATTCTTCGCCTACGGACAGAACCAGTTGCAAGCAACAGGGAATGCACAAAGCTTACGTTTTAAAGTGAATGCGCCTGCTTTATATGAATTATATCCAGGATTGCGTGGACGTGCTTACGGTAGTTTAAATGTTCAGTCCCAACCACGTTTGAGCGCAACAGCAAATCTTGTGGTAGATGGTTTCGCTTTTAATGATTTAGCAAGCGTTAAGTCTTTACGTATTCAAGGTGAGTTACCAACCTCTGAAACAACACCAACTCAGTTAACAGCAACAATAGATCAATTGCGTAGTGGTAAGCGTGAGCTACAAAATGCAACTCTCAATCTAACTGGAACGCGTAAAGCTCACTTATTAAAACTTGAAACCAAAAATGCACATACCAATTTTTATGTTCAGCTTGCAGGTGGCTTTAATCAAAATAATGATTGGCTTGGACAAATTCAGAAAGGAAAATTTAGTTCACGTCGTGTGAGTTTGGCACAAAGCCAAAATACACCTGTGATTTATACCACAGCTCGTACGGAGTTATATGTTGGACAACATTGTTGGCAAAGTGCTGAGAGTCAACTTTGTCTAGATCAACCTGCAAGAATTAGCCCTGAAAAAGGTAATTTTTCATTTATAACCAAAGATCTTGATTTAAAAGATTTTGCTGCATTTATGCCAGAGGGTCTAGCTGTTACAGGACAATTAAATGGTTACGCTAAAGCATCTTGGACTAAAGGTACACGACCTAAATTAGACTCACGACTAGTGACGCGTAAAGGTGAAATTGGTTTGGCTGCGGAAGATCCTCAAGATCCAGCAACGACAGTGACTTATGATGAGCTAAGCTTGATTGCGAAAAGTATCAATGATGGCTTGTTATTCCGTGTAGATATGAAAACACCTGATATTGGCACGGGTTATGCGAATGTTGTAATCGATCCATTCCAAACGGGTATGCCGATGCGTGGAGAAGTCGCTTTTGATGATGTTCAGCTCAAAGTATTTAAACCATTTATCAAAGATGTACGCTCGATGGCTGGAACTTTGGCCTTGGCAGGGAAAATAAATGGCACGCTAACTCAACCTCAATTTACAGGTGAAATGCGTCTGAAAAATGGGGCGATTAGTATGATTTCGCTGCCTGTTAACCTCACCAATATGCAGCTTTATTCATCTATTCGCCAAGACACTGCAAGTATTGATGGAGCATTTAATAGTGGTCAAGGCGTTGGGCGAATAAAAGGCCGCTTTGATTGGAAAGATAATCCTCATTTATCTTTAACTTTAAAAGGCGATAATTTACTCGTTCGTCAGGCACCAATGATTACTGCGATTGTGCAACCTGATCTAAGTTTGGATGTCTACCCATTTGATCAGCGTTTAAGTTTGAAAGGAACTGTGGATGTACCGCGCGCAAGGATTTCCATGCCTGAAACCACAGCAACAGTTGTGTCGGTTTCTCCTGATGTACGTGTAGTTCATCAAGGTCAGGATCTGCTTGCGACCTTAAGAGCCGCTAAACCGTGGGATATTCGGGCAGATATGACCGTTACATTAGGCAACCAAGTTATCTTCCAAGGCTTTGAGAGTAATATTCCTTTGGTTGGACGATTACACTTGTCTCAACGTGGTTTAGAGACAGCTATGCGTGCTAATGGTGCAATTGGGGTTAGTCAGAAAGTGAAGATTGAAGCCTATGGGCAAAGCTTAGATCTGAATCGTGCGATTGCTCGTTTTAATGGCCCACTTGCAAACCCTACATTAGATATAGATGCAAATAAATCAGTGCAAGGAAGTATGGTTGGTGTTCGTGTAACAGGAACAGCAACAGTTCCAAATGTTCAGATTTATAATGATGCGGGCTTATCTGAGCAAGAGGCTCTTAATGCATTGCTGACTGGGCGTATTAATGAAGGTGGTAGTGGTTTAAGTAACACAGAAGGATTTAAATCTGATGTGAATAACACCATTGCTGCGGCTGGTATTAGTATGGGATTGGGTGGTACACGTGCATTAACCAATCAAATTGGACGAACTTTTGGATTAAGTGGATTAGCACTTGATGCCCAAGGAACAGGTGATGATACGCAGGTAAGTTTAACAGGCTACATCACACCAGATCTGTTTATTCGTTATGGTGTTGGTGTTTTCACACCTGTGAATAAATTGACATTACGTTATCAGATGAATCGCCGTTTATATTTAGAAGCGAGTCAATCATTAGAGCGGGCAATTGACGTTTTCTACAATTGGCGATTCTAA
- a CDS encoding autotransporter assembly complex protein TamA, with translation MPSKSKFKQSTLVHSMHLIFKMQSFPKLICSGFLISYCISMSYAAEESESVAENQTIERMKEQVKAIPSPEIPYQTFQMDPQDYNPAQDSVAALKQQEEAPNQIDTLKPIQLDENLENLPVIPVDQNMANEIFRVAEEAKNDALAYRENIAKNPEVIVNEVSQSELTEISNPPVNIDRLMQDIQTDSQIIVEANESGRTLAELQPKSEESKEKIGFFKRIVNRLRPENLLGVDKVPRISADVTGAPPVLATNIKAKLSSFTQEAFEDFNVALPQLRSLTHQAAQAVGYYDASFSFEKLSDSRVKVTVEPNEPVTIDKQNIEFTGEGENAPQFQVIRLIPEQDEGDIFNHGKYEATKTKISNAASDNGYFDAYWRLHDVKISQPEKTAEINLKYETGERYKLKPVEYKMSDPSKPLPLTQKVLDSLVPWKDGDDYAFWRVNVLANNLTNTRYFNYTLVDTIKPDAIQPPLDLPPDLQALVDQQRVEESQLLNTQQKADLARQKIISAEEVTQDVVDESQFSGSEPAQAYSLARAMPDTQNDENERQELEKQARLEKKIPVVVTLNADRLNTIETGVGYGTDTGARIRSQYRRAIVNKYGHAFDANMEVSEIRQSIDGRYSIPYKHPLNDYFNLVGGYERETRDNIGPNVELLVESAVVGGERVIKNPLGDWQHTFGLRYRLDRLTGKGDVDVSELPDAFKAAGINSEQESLLFGYEISKTNSNTRLNPTKGFKQTYKVELGTESVLSDANMAILTAGWRFIYSLGENDNHQFVGRGDASYIFTDDFDKVPYNLRFFTGGDQSLRGFDYKSLSPEEDGYKIGGQALGVGSLEYNYQFKDGWRAAVFSDFGNAFDKQFSNPTEYSVGVGIRWRSPIGPIRLDVASGISNDNRPIRLHFFIGPQL, from the coding sequence ATGCCATCTAAATCTAAGTTTAAACAGTCAACATTGGTTCATTCTATGCATTTAATCTTTAAAATGCAGAGCTTTCCTAAACTTATTTGTAGTGGTTTTTTGATTAGTTATTGTATATCAATGTCTTATGCAGCCGAAGAAAGTGAGAGTGTGGCTGAAAATCAAACAATTGAGCGAATGAAAGAACAGGTGAAGGCTATTCCTTCACCAGAAATTCCATATCAAACATTTCAGATGGATCCACAAGATTACAATCCAGCACAAGACAGTGTAGCTGCACTCAAACAACAAGAAGAAGCCCCAAATCAAATTGATACGCTAAAGCCGATTCAATTGGATGAAAACTTAGAAAATCTCCCAGTTATTCCTGTTGATCAGAATATGGCAAATGAGATTTTTAGAGTTGCTGAAGAAGCGAAAAATGATGCATTAGCTTATCGAGAGAATATAGCCAAAAATCCAGAAGTCATTGTAAATGAAGTATCACAATCAGAATTGACAGAAATTAGTAATCCACCTGTCAATATTGATCGTTTGATGCAAGATATCCAGACGGATAGCCAAATCATTGTTGAAGCAAACGAGTCTGGAAGAACATTAGCTGAATTACAACCTAAATCAGAAGAATCCAAAGAGAAAATAGGTTTCTTTAAGCGAATCGTAAATCGCCTACGTCCTGAAAACTTACTTGGCGTTGATAAAGTCCCGCGTATAAGTGCGGATGTAACAGGCGCTCCACCGGTACTGGCAACCAATATCAAGGCAAAGCTTTCAAGCTTTACCCAAGAAGCCTTTGAAGATTTTAATGTGGCTTTACCACAGTTACGATCCCTCACTCATCAAGCGGCTCAAGCAGTTGGTTATTATGATGCAAGTTTTAGTTTTGAAAAGCTAAGTGATAGTCGAGTTAAAGTTACAGTTGAACCAAATGAGCCGGTAACGATTGATAAACAGAATATTGAATTTACAGGTGAGGGTGAAAATGCACCTCAATTCCAAGTTATTCGTTTAATTCCAGAACAAGATGAAGGTGATATTTTTAATCACGGAAAATATGAAGCAACCAAAACTAAAATTAGTAACGCTGCTTCTGATAATGGTTATTTTGATGCCTACTGGAGATTACATGATGTCAAAATTAGCCAACCTGAAAAAACAGCCGAAATTAATTTGAAATACGAGACTGGTGAGCGTTATAAGCTTAAACCTGTTGAGTACAAAATGAGTGACCCAAGTAAGCCTTTACCCCTTACTCAAAAGGTGCTTGATAGCTTAGTACCGTGGAAAGATGGGGATGATTATGCATTTTGGCGTGTTAACGTTTTAGCTAATAATCTAACCAACACGCGTTATTTTAATTATACCCTGGTTGATACTATTAAACCGGATGCTATTCAGCCACCTTTGGATTTACCGCCTGATTTACAAGCTTTAGTTGATCAACAGCGTGTTGAAGAGTCGCAATTATTAAATACGCAACAAAAAGCGGATTTAGCTCGACAAAAGATTATTTCAGCTGAGGAAGTGACACAAGATGTTGTGGATGAGTCTCAGTTCTCAGGTAGTGAACCTGCACAGGCGTATTCCTTAGCTCGAGCCATGCCAGATACTCAAAATGATGAAAATGAACGTCAAGAGTTGGAAAAGCAAGCTCGTTTAGAAAAGAAAATTCCTGTTGTCGTGACTTTAAATGCGGATCGTTTAAATACAATCGAGACTGGTGTTGGTTATGGTACTGATACTGGAGCTCGTATTCGTTCGCAATACAGACGTGCTATTGTCAATAAATATGGGCATGCTTTTGATGCCAATATGGAAGTTTCTGAAATTCGCCAATCTATTGATGGTCGCTATAGTATTCCTTATAAACATCCACTGAATGATTATTTTAACCTTGTTGGGGGGTATGAGCGTGAGACACGAGATAACATCGGTCCAAATGTTGAGTTATTAGTTGAATCTGCTGTTGTTGGTGGTGAGCGGGTGATTAAAAATCCATTGGGTGATTGGCAACATACATTTGGTTTACGTTATCGTTTAGACCGTCTCACTGGAAAAGGTGATGTTGATGTTTCAGAGCTACCGGATGCTTTTAAGGCAGCAGGAATAAACTCAGAACAAGAGTCTTTATTATTTGGTTATGAAATTTCTAAAACGAACTCCAATACTCGTTTAAATCCGACCAAAGGTTTTAAGCAAACTTATAAGGTTGAGTTAGGCACGGAGTCTGTTCTTTCAGATGCCAATATGGCGATTTTGACTGCGGGCTGGCGATTTATTTATTCATTGGGTGAAAATGACAATCATCAGTTTGTTGGACGTGGTGATGCAAGTTATATCTTCACCGATGATTTTGATAAGGTTCCGTATAACTTGCGCTTCTTTACAGGTGGTGATCAATCACTTCGTGGATTCGATTATAAGAGCTTATCACCAGAAGAAGATGGTTATAAAATCGGTGGTCAAGCATTGGGTGTGGGGTCTTTAGAATATAACTATCAATTTAAAGATGGTTGGCGTGCTGCGGTTTTCTCCGATTTTGGTAATGCGTTTGATAAACAATTTAGTAACCCGACTGAATATAGTGTTGGGGTAGGTATTCGCTGGAGATCACCTATTGGACCGATTCGTTTAGATGTCGCATCAGGAATCTCAAATGATAATCGCCCGATTCGATTACACTTTTTTATCGGGCCACAGCTTTAA